Proteins encoded by one window of Streptomyces sp. LX-29:
- the rplV gene encoding 50S ribosomal protein L22 has translation MEARAQARYIRVTPMKARRVVDLIRGMDATEAQAVLRFAPQAASVPVGKVLDSAIANAAHNYDHTDASTLFISEAYVDEGPTLKRFRPRAQGRAYRIRKRTSHITVVVSSKEGTR, from the coding sequence ATGGAAGCCAGGGCCCAGGCGCGGTACATCCGCGTCACGCCCATGAAGGCCCGCCGCGTGGTGGACCTCATCCGTGGCATGGATGCCACGGAGGCTCAGGCGGTCCTGCGTTTCGCCCCGCAGGCCGCGAGCGTGCCGGTAGGCAAGGTGCTGGACAGCGCCATTGCCAACGCCGCGCACAACTACGACCACACCGACGCCTCCACGCTGTTCATCAGCGAGGCGTACGTCGACGAGGGCCCGACCCTGAAGCGGTTCCGGCCGCGCGCCCAGGGCCGTGCCTACCGGATCCGCAAGCGGACCAGCCACATCACCGTGGTCGTCAGCAGCAAGGAAGGAACCCGGTAA
- the rpsC gene encoding 30S ribosomal protein S3 — protein sequence MGQKVNPHGFRLGITTDFKSRWYADKLYKDYVKEDVAIRRMMTSGMERAGISKVEIERTRDRVRVDIHTARPGIVIGRRGAEADRIRGDLEKLTGKQVQLNILEVKNPEVDAQLVAQAVAEQLSSRVSFRRAMRKSMQSAMKAGAKGIKIQCGGRLGGAEMSRSEFYREGRVPLHTLRANVEYGFFEAKTTFGRIGVKVWIYKGDVKNIAEVRAENAAARAGNRPSRGGSDRPQRRGGERGGRGRKPQQQNAAAEAPKADAASAAPAAESTGTEA from the coding sequence ATGGGCCAGAAGGTTAACCCGCACGGGTTCCGGCTCGGCATCACCACGGACTTCAAGTCCCGGTGGTACGCCGACAAGCTGTACAAGGACTACGTCAAGGAAGACGTCGCCATCCGTCGGATGATGACGTCCGGCATGGAGCGCGCCGGCATCTCCAAGGTCGAGATCGAGCGCACCCGTGACCGCGTCCGCGTCGACATCCACACCGCCCGGCCGGGCATCGTCATCGGCCGTCGCGGCGCGGAGGCCGACCGTATCCGTGGCGACCTGGAGAAGCTCACCGGCAAGCAGGTCCAGCTGAACATCCTCGAGGTCAAGAACCCCGAGGTCGACGCTCAGCTGGTCGCGCAGGCCGTCGCCGAGCAGCTCTCCTCCCGCGTCTCCTTCCGCCGCGCCATGCGTAAGAGCATGCAGTCGGCCATGAAGGCGGGCGCCAAGGGCATCAAGATCCAGTGTGGTGGTCGTCTCGGCGGCGCCGAGATGTCCCGCTCGGAGTTCTACCGCGAGGGCCGTGTGCCGCTGCACACCCTCCGCGCGAACGTCGAGTACGGCTTCTTCGAGGCCAAGACCACCTTCGGCCGCATCGGCGTCAAGGTGTGGATCTACAAGGGCGACGTGAAGAACATCGCCGAGGTCCGCGCCGAGAACGCCGCCGCCCGCGCCGGCAACCGCCCGTCGCGTGGTGGCAGCGACCGCCCGCAGCGCCGTGGTGGCGAGCGCGGTGGCCGTGGCCGTAAGCCGCAGCAGCAGAACGCCGCCGCCGAGGCCCCCAAGGCCGACGCCGCGTCCGCTGCTCCGGCTGCTGAGAGCACCGGAACGGAGGCCTGA
- the rpsS gene encoding 30S ribosomal protein S19: protein MPRSLKKGPFVDDHLSKKVDVQNEAGTKNVIKTWSRRSMIVPAMLGHTIAVHDGRKHVPVFVTESMVGHKLGEFAPTRTFRGHEKDDRKSRRR, encoded by the coding sequence ATGCCGCGCAGTCTCAAGAAGGGGCCCTTCGTCGACGACCACCTGAGCAAGAAGGTGGATGTCCAGAACGAAGCCGGCACCAAGAACGTCATCAAGACCTGGTCCCGCCGCTCGATGATCGTCCCGGCCATGCTCGGCCACACGATCGCGGTGCACGACGGCCGCAAGCACGTCCCGGTGTTCGTCACCGAGTCGATGGTCGGCCACAAGCTCGGCGAGTTCGCGCCGACCCGCACCTTCCGCGGCCATGAGAAGGACGACCGCAAGTCGCGTCGTCGCTGA
- the rplW gene encoding 50S ribosomal protein L23, which yields MSEATITSKTFSDPRDILVKPVVSEKSYALLDENKYTFIVDPRANKTQIKQAVETVFSVKVTGVNTINRQGKRKRTKTGFGKRKDTKRAIVTLAEGDRIDIFGGPVS from the coding sequence ATGTCTGAGGCCACGATCACCAGCAAGACCTTCTCGGACCCGCGCGACATCCTGGTCAAGCCGGTCGTCTCCGAGAAGAGCTACGCGCTGCTGGACGAGAACAAGTACACGTTCATCGTCGACCCGCGTGCCAACAAGACCCAGATCAAGCAGGCCGTCGAGACGGTCTTCTCGGTCAAGGTCACCGGGGTGAACACGATCAACCGGCAGGGTAAGCGCAAGCGCACCAAGACCGGTTTCGGCAAGCGCAAGGACACCAAGCGCGCCATCGTGACCCTCGCCGAGGGCGACCGTATCGACATCTTCGGCGGCCCGGTCTCCTAA
- the rplB gene encoding 50S ribosomal protein L2 produces the protein MGIRKYKPTTPGRRGASVADFVEITRSTPEKSLVRPLHSKGGRNNAGRVTVRHQGGGHKRAYRVIDFRRHDKDGVPAKVAHIEYDPNRTARIALLHYADGEKRYIIAPAGLVQGARIENGPGADIKPGNNLPLRNIPVGTTIHAIELRPGGGAKFARSAGASVQLLAKEGAYAHLRMPSGEVRLVDVRCRATVGEVGNAEQSNINWGKAGRMRWKGVRPTVRGVVMNPVDHPHGGGEGKTSGGRHPVSPWGKKEGRTRSPKKASNKYIVRRRKTNKKR, from the coding sequence ATGGGTATCCGCAAGTACAAGCCGACGACTCCGGGCCGTCGTGGCGCCAGCGTCGCCGACTTCGTCGAGATCACGCGGTCCACGCCGGAGAAGTCGCTGGTCCGCCCGCTGCACAGCAAGGGCGGTCGTAACAACGCCGGTCGCGTCACTGTTCGCCACCAGGGTGGCGGTCACAAGCGCGCGTACCGCGTCATCGACTTCCGTCGTCACGACAAGGACGGCGTCCCGGCGAAGGTCGCTCACATCGAGTACGACCCGAACCGCACCGCGCGCATCGCGCTGCTGCACTACGCCGACGGTGAGAAGCGCTACATCATCGCGCCGGCCGGTCTGGTGCAGGGCGCTCGGATCGAGAACGGCCCCGGGGCCGACATCAAGCCGGGCAACAACCTGCCGCTGCGCAACATCCCGGTCGGTACGACCATCCACGCCATCGAGCTGCGTCCCGGCGGCGGTGCCAAGTTCGCCCGCTCCGCCGGTGCGTCCGTGCAGCTGCTGGCGAAGGAGGGCGCCTACGCCCACCTGCGTATGCCGTCCGGTGAGGTCCGCCTGGTCGACGTCCGCTGCCGCGCCACCGTTGGCGAGGTCGGCAACGCCGAGCAGTCGAACATCAACTGGGGCAAGGCCGGCCGTATGCGCTGGAAGGGCGTTCGCCCGACCGTCCGCGGTGTGGTCATGAACCCCGTCGACCACCCGCACGGTGGTGGTGAGGGTAAGACCTCCGGTGGTCGCCACCCGGTCTCGCCCTGGGGCAAGAAGGAAGGACGTACTCGCTCGCCGAAGAAGGCCAGCAACAAGTACATCGTCCGCCGCCGCAAGACGAACAAGAAGCGCTAG
- the rplC gene encoding 50S ribosomal protein L3 codes for MAKQIKGVLGEKLGMTQVWDENNRVVPVTVVKAGPCVVTQVRTNDVDGYDAVQIAFGEIDPRKVNKPLKGHFAKADVTPRRHLVELRTADASEYTLGQEVTAEVFESGVKVDVTGTSKGKGTAGVMKRHGFAGLGAGHGTQRKHRSPGSIGGCATPGRVFKGLRMAGRMGNERVTTQNLTVHAVDAEKGLLLIKGAVPGPNGGLVLVRTAAKGA; via the coding sequence AAGGGCGTCCTGGGCGAGAAGCTCGGCATGACGCAGGTGTGGGACGAGAACAACCGTGTCGTCCCGGTCACCGTCGTCAAGGCCGGTCCCTGCGTCGTGACCCAGGTCCGCACCAACGACGTGGACGGCTACGACGCCGTCCAGATCGCCTTCGGCGAGATCGACCCGCGCAAGGTGAACAAGCCCCTCAAGGGTCACTTCGCCAAGGCGGACGTCACCCCGCGCCGCCACCTGGTGGAGCTGCGTACCGCTGACGCCAGCGAGTACACGCTCGGCCAGGAGGTCACCGCAGAGGTGTTCGAGTCCGGTGTCAAGGTCGACGTGACCGGCACCAGCAAGGGCAAGGGCACCGCCGGTGTCATGAAGCGCCACGGCTTCGCCGGCCTCGGCGCCGGCCACGGCACCCAGCGCAAGCACCGCTCGCCGGGCTCCATCGGTGGCTGCGCCACCCCGGGCCGCGTGTTCAAGGGCCTGCGCATGGCCGGCCGCATGGGCAATGAGCGGGTCACCACCCAGAACCTGACCGTCCACGCCGTTGACGCGGAGAAGGGCCTGCTGCTCATCAAGGGCGCGGTTCCTGGTCCGAACGGCGGCCTCGTCCTGGTCCGTACCGCGGCCAAGGGGGCCTGA
- the rplD gene encoding 50S ribosomal protein L4, whose amino-acid sequence MSTIDILSPAGDKAGTVELPAELFDAQVSVPLIHQVVVAQLAAARQGTHKTKTRGEVRGGGKKPYRQKGTGRARQGSTRAPQFAGGGVVHGPVPRDYSQRTPKKMKAAALRGALSDRARHDRIHVVTGVVDGSVSTKAAKALLGKISERKNVLLVAERSDEVAWLSARNLPQVHILEPGQLNTYDVLVSDDVVFTKAAFDTFVAGPKAAVTEGSEA is encoded by the coding sequence ATGAGCACCATTGACATCCTTTCGCCGGCAGGCGACAAGGCCGGGACCGTCGAGCTCCCCGCTGAGCTCTTCGACGCGCAGGTCAGCGTTCCGCTGATCCACCAGGTCGTTGTCGCGCAGCTGGCCGCTGCCCGCCAGGGCACGCACAAGACCAAGACCCGCGGCGAGGTCCGTGGTGGCGGCAAGAAGCCTTACCGCCAGAAGGGCACCGGTCGCGCCCGTCAGGGTTCGACCCGCGCGCCGCAGTTCGCCGGTGGTGGCGTCGTGCACGGTCCCGTGCCGCGTGACTACTCGCAGCGCACCCCGAAGAAGATGAAGGCCGCCGCCCTCCGCGGTGCCCTCTCCGACCGGGCCCGCCACGACCGTATCCACGTCGTGACCGGCGTCGTTGACGGTTCGGTGTCCACCAAGGCCGCCAAGGCCCTGCTGGGCAAGATCAGCGAGCGCAAGAACGTGCTCCTGGTCGCCGAGCGCTCGGACGAGGTCGCGTGGCTGTCGGCCCGCAACCTGCCCCAGGTTCACATCCTGGAGCCGGGCCAGCTGAACACGTACGACGTGCTCGTCTCCGACGACGTGGTCTTCACCAAGGCCGCCTTCGACACCTTCGTCGCTGGCCCCAAGGCCGCTGTGACCGAAGGGAGCGAGGCCTGA